The Xenopus tropicalis strain Nigerian chromosome 7, UCB_Xtro_10.0, whole genome shotgun sequence genome includes a region encoding these proteins:
- the pex10 gene encoding peroxisome biogenesis factor 10 yields the protein MSSANRPQLIRSSQKDEQFQGSLRGQAHEVCQAFAGAKKWLQWRKEIELFSDLAYYCLTTFSGYQTLGEEYVNIVQVDLSKRKVPSLFQRTALICCHTLLPYFLDKELVRLEHELQIETDGVRSSHSGLSSGSHRRSWMWKWVHRKIAALSEQQKKTLVKAVYIVRQSIAFLKRLHLAIFYMNGAFYHLAKRVTGISYLRVRRSVGDDQLVDRSYTFLGAISLLHLMLLLWVQINSFQQRQEAQQKWKLLRRMSYQRAPPHEKSYKRRAKCTLCLEVRRHCTATPCGHLFCWECITEWCNTKTECPLCREKFSPQKLVYLRHYR from the exons atgtcCTCTGCCAACAGGCCTCAGCTTATCCGCAGCAGCCAGAAGGATGAGCAGTTCCAGGGCAGCCTGAGGGGCCAGGCTCATGAGGTGTGCCAGGCTTTTGCCG gtgcaaaaaaatggctgcaGTGGAGAAAGGAAATCGAGTTATTCTCTGATCTTGCATACTATTGTCTAACAACATTTTCAG GGTACCAAACACTGGGAGAAGAGTATGTCAATATTGTTCAGGTTGATTTATCTAAAAGAAAAGTTCCTTCGTTGTTTCAACGTACAGCGCTTATCTGCTGCCATACATTGCTCCCTTACTTCTTGGACAAGGAGTTAGTGCGCTTGGAACATGAACTTCAGATAGAAACAGATGGAGTAAGATCGTCACACAGTGGTTTGTCATCAGGATCTCATCGAAGGTCATGGATGTGGAAATGGGTGCATCGAAAGATTGCTGCCTTATCAGAACAGCAAAAGAAGACTTTGGTAAAGGCTGTCTATATTGTCAGACAGAGTATTGCTTTCTTGAAAAGGCTGCATCTTGCTATATTCTATATGAATGGAGCATTCTATCATCTTGCCAAACGTGTCACAGGCATCAGTTAC CTTCGTGTACGGAGGTCAGTTGGAGATGATCAGCTTGTGGACAGAAGTTACACTTTTCTTGGTGCAATCTCATTGCTTCATCTCATGCTGCTGCTTTGGGTTCAGATTAACAGTTTTCAACAGAGGCAGGAGGCCCAGCAGAAATGGAAACTGCTTCGCCGTATGTCATACCAGAG AGCACCACCACACGAGAAATCATATAAGCGCCGTGCAAAGTGCACATTGTGCTTAGAAGTGCGCAGACACTGCACAGCCACACCCTGTGGCCATCTTTTCTGCTGGGAGTGCATCACGGAATGGTGTAACACCAAG aCGGAATGCCCTCTCTGCCGAGAAAAATTTAGCCCGCAGAAACTCGTCTATTTACGTCACTACCGATGA